The genomic stretch GGGGCTTAATGGACCTCGGCGTTTGACAATCTGAGTGCCCGACAGGCTATAAGCCTATAACGACGTTAGAGTCTCATTTGATGAACTGAGATAGACCACCTGAGGATAGATGTAACCTGCACATATTACCGTCAAGAAAACCAACTATCTATATATCCGAATAGTAGACTTACACAAGAGCGAAATAGGGATAGTCAGAAAGGCAATTGCTCATGAAACAACCAAGATACTTATCAATCAGCAGAGCAAGTAGATGCCGTTTtggcaaagaaaaggggggagaggaagatgtaCCGTAGAACAGTATCAAGACAGAGAAGGGCAAGACTGAGCAACATAGCAATTTACCGAACGAAACAGCTGGGCCCATACATCGAATACACCATCTCTCGCTATTCGAGGCACATATGAAAGCTTCCTCTGCGGCAGTTTGTCAAATCATTCAAGATATGTAGTGTAAACCAATGGGCTATATTGGCGCAACAATGAAACGCAAATACCGTTGAGCCCCATTTCTAAGCGACTGGTGCGGTTAAGCATAGGTCACAATATCCCAATCACTCCGGAATCTCATCTGACTTTTGCTCACGGCATTGGAATAAAGAACACAATCGCGAGAACTGCCACCAAATCTCGAAAAATGTGCCCATTTACATGTCGTATAAGTTGCACAAAGTTTCATGCAATCACAGGCAGACGCGATCTTTTTGCGAGTAATTTGATTTCCATAGCCGTAGCTTATAGTAGGCTCTGGAGAAATATAAGCAAGGGCTCAATATGAATTTTTTTCGCTTAAATGACGTACCCTTTTGTTAGCTGAAACTAttaaagaagaggagagaaagaacaaagtaAACCCATAGAACAGGACGTACTACCAGTCTGGGAaatcttttcttccagctcttttATCTGCTTCGTCAAATCGATAATCTGGGTTGCCGAGTCcctatctttcttttgccAAATCTCAATTTCGCCCTCCAGAGCCTGAGCTCTTTTGTGACATTCAGCCAGTTCAATAGTGCAGCCATCGGGCTGGTCCTTCCGAACAGTCATATAGACGGACCCAGGGACCACGGTGTATGGTGAAGGTTCTCCATCTGATTCTACCAAGAAGTCCTGAAGTCATAGTCGCTCCACCAGCACGTCCCGTCTTTACTCTTCCAGAATGTGCCCTTGCAAGTCTCGATGTCGGTACATGCGAGGGCACAAGCTTCTATCGATTCCGCACCTGCAACTTTATCGTTCCAATGCTGAGGCTGTCTATCGCAGTAGTATTGAGCCAAAGTTCCCGGAGCAATTTCAACCTCGGTGTTGGTGGGACTCAGGCAGACTTTGTGATACTCTTGGCCACCTAACGGGTCTCTGTCCGTCAAAGGTACTTGACCAGAATCCGCCCCGGCAGCGGTGCCTTGAGCATAGGCAACTGAAAGAAGCGGTAAAGCGATAAGAAACTTCAATTTAGTTGATCAAGACTGACGAAGTATTGCAGAGGCTGTCTATAGTCCGACACGAATCGATAGCCAGGATCTCTTTAGTTAAGTCAGTTTGGGGCCTGAAGCAGTATTCATATCCTTTATTTTACTGGGAGTTCACCGACTTAGGACAGAAAAAATGTGTCATCATCTACAGCCGTGAGCCAGATCTCCGGGGAGTTGCATCGGTTGGCATAATACAACACTCTCATACTACTGTCAATA from Aspergillus oryzae RIB40 DNA, chromosome 1 encodes the following:
- a CDS encoding uncharacterized protein (predicted protein) → MTVRKDQPDGCTIELAECHKRAQALEGEIEIWQKKDRDSATQIIDLTKQIKELEEKISQTGKPTISYGYGNQITRKKIASACDCMKLCATYTTCKWAHFSRFGGSSRDCVLYSNARKLSYVPRIARDGVFDVWAQLFRSSCPSLS